A stretch of the Saprospiraceae bacterium genome encodes the following:
- a CDS encoding rhodanese-like domain-containing protein, producing the protein MINSIKKLFSSTPPVSFDQLVKEGAQIIDVRTPGEFQQGHIKGSVNIPLQVLSNQTTKIKKDKAIILCCASGMRSASAKEILLTKGFSQVYDGGGWTSLQNKIN; encoded by the coding sequence ATGATAAATTCAATAAAAAAATTATTCAGTAGTACACCACCGGTATCCTTTGACCAATTGGTAAAAGAAGGCGCTCAAATTATAGATGTTCGTACACCCGGTGAATTTCAACAAGGACACATTAAAGGTTCAGTAAACATTCCATTGCAAGTTTTGTCAAATCAAACAACAAAAATTAAAAAAGACAAAGCCATTATTTTGTGTTGTGCATCGGGTATGCGCAGTGCATCTGCAAAAGAAATTCTATTAACGAAAGGATTTAGTCAGGTGTATGATGGAGGTGGATGGACCAGTTTGCAAAATAAAATCAACTAA
- a CDS encoding OsmC family protein — MEAHIYNVDINWSSDRKGVMCSPELNKEANSCIEVATPPEFPKGIPGIWSPEHLFTAAVSSCLMTTFLAIADNSKLDFKSFSCNSKGKLEQVDGKYLMSEITLEPKVTIQNEQDRSKAERILLKSEAACLISNSIKSKIIMNPTIEVVS, encoded by the coding sequence ATGGAAGCACATATTTATAATGTAGATATCAACTGGAGTTCAGATCGAAAAGGAGTGATGTGTTCACCTGAATTAAACAAGGAGGCCAACAGTTGCATTGAAGTGGCTACCCCACCAGAATTTCCAAAAGGAATCCCTGGAATTTGGTCACCAGAACATTTATTTACTGCCGCTGTAAGCAGTTGCCTGATGACTACCTTCCTTGCAATTGCTGACAATTCGAAACTTGATTTTAAAAGCTTTAGCTGCAATTCAAAAGGCAAACTGGAACAAGTTGATGGGAAGTATTTGATGAGTGAAATCACACTTGAACCCAAAGTGACTATTCAAAATGAACAGGATCGCTCCAAGGCAGAACGAATTCTATTAAAATCAGAAGCTGCTTGCTTAATATCCAACTCCATTAAATCAAAAATTATCATGAATCCGACCATTGAAGTCGTATCCTGA
- a CDS encoding MBL fold metallo-hydrolase — translation MIIKQFEDKNLAHYSYAILSGHDLALIDPSRDPQDYYDFAAQHQAKITAVIETHPHADFVSSHLEIHQHTGAPIYVSKLLGAEYEHEGFDEGDAIVLGKITLKALNTPGHSPDSISIVAYDEHGIEQAIFTGDTLFIGDCGRPDLREQAGAITAARETLAKQMYHSLRDKLINLPDSIAIYPAHGAGSLCGKELSKLGVSTLGHEKLTNWSLQEQSESDFVKELLSDQPFIPKYFTYDVSLNKKGASPFSESISKIKIKLQITADEFTKSFDPNILIIDSRPQDQFKTAHLKNSYNLMNDTKFETWLGSIVHPGELFYLIAKNEVELNTLISRIAKIGYENQIALAFTLESGNTQFDFFDSSTLRKYEDAYTIIDIRNPNEVKANTIFEHAIHIPLYELRERTNEIPLSKPILVHCAGGFRSAAGSSIIKSLINEQAEVYDLSTAVKKFQS, via the coding sequence ATGATTATTAAACAATTTGAAGACAAGAATTTAGCACATTATTCCTATGCTATCTTAAGTGGACATGATCTTGCTCTGATCGATCCATCCAGAGATCCACAGGATTATTACGATTTTGCTGCGCAACATCAAGCAAAAATTACCGCTGTCATTGAAACGCATCCGCATGCTGATTTTGTAAGTAGTCATTTGGAAATTCATCAACATACTGGTGCTCCTATTTATGTAAGCAAACTACTGGGAGCTGAATATGAACATGAAGGCTTTGATGAGGGTGATGCCATCGTATTGGGAAAAATCACACTCAAAGCGCTCAATACACCCGGACATTCCCCGGACAGTATCAGCATCGTAGCTTATGATGAACATGGCATCGAGCAAGCGATCTTTACCGGAGACACCTTATTTATAGGCGATTGTGGAAGACCGGATTTAAGAGAACAAGCAGGCGCAATCACTGCGGCTAGAGAAACGCTTGCTAAACAAATGTATCATTCACTTAGAGACAAATTAATAAATCTGCCAGATTCAATTGCCATCTATCCGGCTCACGGCGCAGGAAGTTTATGTGGAAAAGAGTTGAGCAAATTGGGTGTAAGCACCTTGGGGCATGAAAAGCTAACTAACTGGAGTTTACAAGAACAAAGTGAATCCGATTTTGTAAAGGAATTGCTATCAGACCAACCCTTTATACCTAAATATTTTACGTACGATGTTTCTTTAAATAAAAAAGGCGCCAGTCCATTTTCTGAATCCATTTCCAAAATCAAAATCAAACTGCAAATTACAGCTGACGAATTTACGAAATCCTTCGACCCAAACATCCTAATAATCGACAGTCGTCCACAAGATCAGTTTAAAACCGCGCATTTAAAAAATTCATACAACTTGATGAACGATACCAAATTTGAAACCTGGTTAGGCAGTATCGTCCACCCTGGCGAACTGTTTTATCTGATAGCAAAAAATGAAGTTGAACTAAATACATTGATATCACGGATTGCTAAAATTGGTTATGAAAATCAAATCGCTTTAGCGTTTACACTGGAATCCGGAAATACTCAATTTGATTTTTTTGACAGCAGTACCTTGCGTAAATATGAAGACGCGTATACCATCATTGACATACGCAATCCGAATGAAGTGAAAGCAAATACAATTTTTGAACATGCCATTCACATTCCTTTATATGAATTGCGGGAACGTACTAATGAAATTCCACTAAGCAAACCCATTCTAGTGCATTGTGCCGGTGGTTTCAGAAGTGCAGCAGGAAGCAGCATCATTAAATCTTTAATCAATGAACAGGCTGAAGTATATGATTTAAGTACAGCCGTCAAAAAATTTCAATCATGA
- a CDS encoding DUF2892 domain-containing protein, whose amino-acid sequence MKKNMGFIDRTIRIVIAVLIVGLYMGNIVSGLLATILLLLGAVFLITSTISFCPLYLPFGFSTRKSNDKP is encoded by the coding sequence ATGAAAAAGAATATGGGTTTTATTGACCGTACGATACGGATTGTAATCGCTGTGCTGATTGTTGGCCTATATATGGGCAATATTGTTTCCGGGCTTCTGGCAACAATCTTATTGCTCCTCGGAGCTGTATTTTTGATAACCAGCACCATCAGTTTTTGTCCCTTGTATCTGCCTTTCGGTTTTTCAACCAGAAAGTCTAATGATAAACCATAA